One window of Halopseudomonas maritima genomic DNA carries:
- a CDS encoding CvfB family protein → MADIGRFNHLEITKHTDFGLYLDGGEDGEILLPNRYVPKDQSTEVGDRLRVFVYFDSEDRIIATTLRPRAQVGDFANLKVVARNRVGLFLDWGLPKDVLLPFAELKKPLEEGQYCVAYLYLDKHTSRVLATTRLDRYLDKTPANYKVGDAVNLLLVERTDLGYKAIINGEHWGLVHRNEAFRPIKLGRKEQGYIREMRPDGKINLSLQPVGARAADLLQQQILDRLQASGGHLALSDRSSPEAISDAFGVSKSNFKKAIGGLMKKGVIRIHSEHIELAQ, encoded by the coding sequence ATGGCCGACATTGGGCGTTTCAATCATCTGGAAATCACCAAGCACACCGACTTCGGGCTCTATCTGGACGGTGGTGAAGACGGCGAAATCCTGCTGCCCAACCGCTATGTACCCAAGGATCAGAGTACCGAGGTGGGTGACCGCCTGCGGGTGTTCGTCTACTTCGACAGCGAAGACCGCATCATTGCTACCACCCTGCGCCCCCGCGCGCAGGTGGGCGACTTCGCCAACCTCAAAGTCGTCGCGCGCAACCGAGTCGGTCTGTTCCTCGACTGGGGCCTGCCCAAGGATGTGCTGCTGCCCTTTGCCGAGCTGAAAAAGCCACTGGAAGAAGGCCAGTACTGCGTCGCCTACCTGTATCTGGATAAGCACACCAGCCGGGTGCTGGCGACCACCCGTCTGGATCGCTACCTGGACAAGACACCGGCCAACTACAAGGTCGGCGATGCGGTCAACCTGCTGCTGGTCGAGCGTACCGACCTGGGCTACAAGGCCATCATCAATGGCGAACACTGGGGTTTGGTACACCGCAATGAAGCCTTCAGGCCGATCAAGCTGGGCCGCAAGGAGCAGGGCTACATTCGTGAGATGCGCCCCGACGGCAAGATCAACCTCAGCCTGCAGCCGGTCGGCGCCCGGGCCGCTGACCTGCTGCAGCAGCAGATACTCGACCGCCTGCAGGCCAGCGGTGGTCACCTGGCCCTGAGTGATCGCAGCAGTCCCGAGGCCATCAGCGATGCCTTCGGCGTCAGCAAGAGCAACTTCAAAAAGGCCATTGGTGGTTTGATGAAAAAGGGCGTTATTCGGATTCATTCGGAGCATATCGAACTGGCCCAATAA
- a CDS encoding methyltransferase domain-containing protein codes for MTEWRGYLQQMGWWLAHRLGREPERLLAREQDALGELRVTQAGELRYLYFGAETEQSCALIGDPAWLEYDYTRAMLLAGFWLPQIERALALGLGAGSLVSAVLQHLQPKQIRAVELRPAVVALARRWFALPEVPELQVVVASAEQYMASLTEPVDLLMLDLYLEDGIAGAQLHMDFLQQCHAALRPGGLMVVNQWQQGSSGKPYAVHRLRELFGERYLQVEVVEGNIILFIPQSGELSLDRQAMNVWADRLAPQLGYSLRPYIEVMRRAG; via the coding sequence GTGACCGAATGGCGAGGCTATCTGCAGCAAATGGGGTGGTGGCTGGCCCACCGCCTTGGGCGCGAGCCTGAACGCTTGCTGGCGCGTGAACAGGATGCGCTGGGTGAGTTGCGGGTAACGCAGGCGGGCGAGTTACGTTACCTCTACTTTGGGGCGGAGACTGAACAGAGCTGCGCGCTGATTGGCGACCCCGCCTGGCTGGAGTACGACTACACCCGCGCGATGCTGCTGGCGGGCTTCTGGCTGCCGCAGATTGAGCGGGCACTGGCGCTGGGGTTGGGGGCAGGCAGCCTGGTCAGTGCGGTGCTGCAGCATCTGCAACCGAAGCAGATACGTGCGGTCGAGCTCCGCCCCGCGGTGGTGGCGCTGGCCCGGCGCTGGTTTGCCCTGCCGGAGGTGCCCGAACTGCAGGTGGTGGTGGCAAGCGCCGAGCAGTACATGGCGTCACTGACCGAGCCGGTGGACCTGCTGATGCTCGATTTATACCTGGAAGACGGTATTGCCGGCGCCCAACTGCATATGGACTTTTTGCAGCAGTGCCACGCGGCGCTACGCCCTGGCGGACTGATGGTGGTCAATCAGTGGCAGCAGGGCAGTAGCGGCAAGCCCTACGCCGTCCACCGTCTGCGCGAGCTGTTCGGCGAGCGCTACCTGCAGGTGGAAGTGGTGGAGGGCAACATCATCCTGTTTATTCCCCAGAGCGGTGAGTTGTCTCTGGACCGCCAGGCCATGAACGTCTGGGCCGACCGCCTTGCTCCACAACTGGGCTACAGCCTGCGCCCTTACATCGAGGTGATGCGGCGGGCGGGGTAG
- a CDS encoding AraC family transcriptional regulator, whose protein sequence is MSQEQFLQRSPALPLVELRQADRSSACYQAHTHDEFSFGVIDQGHTAYRNRQRLERIGAGSMVTVNPGEVHSCNPAAGQWSYRMLFVDAHWLGSLQRETFGGSADYQGFPDVCSVTGRAQFDGLYASLQRSDGALEAQGRLVELLHPLFSRAQEHTPTLHQSGLQRARELIMDRLGSNLQLEELAEAAELNRYQLIRGFKRLYGQAPHAYQLDARIKQARSRLRTEPVSLNHLALDLGFADQAHFQRHFKLRTALTPGQYRAFHQAT, encoded by the coding sequence ATGTCGCAAGAGCAATTTCTTCAGCGTAGCCCAGCGCTGCCGCTGGTTGAGCTGCGGCAGGCAGATCGCTCCAGCGCGTGTTATCAGGCGCACACGCACGACGAGTTTTCCTTTGGTGTGATCGACCAGGGGCACACGGCCTACCGCAACCGTCAACGCCTTGAGCGTATCGGTGCGGGCAGCATGGTGACGGTCAATCCGGGTGAGGTGCACTCGTGCAACCCGGCGGCCGGTCAGTGGTCGTATCGCATGCTGTTTGTTGATGCCCACTGGTTGGGCTCTTTGCAGCGCGAGACCTTTGGCGGCAGCGCTGACTATCAGGGCTTTCCGGATGTTTGCAGTGTGACGGGGCGAGCGCAGTTCGACGGGCTGTACGCCAGCCTGCAGCGCTCAGACGGCGCGCTGGAAGCGCAAGGGCGGCTGGTCGAGTTATTGCACCCGCTGTTCAGCCGCGCTCAGGAGCACACCCCAACGCTGCATCAGAGCGGCCTGCAGCGCGCGCGGGAGTTGATCATGGATCGGCTTGGCAGCAATCTGCAATTGGAGGAGCTGGCCGAAGCGGCTGAGCTTAATCGTTATCAGCTGATTCGCGGTTTCAAGCGGCTGTACGGTCAGGCGCCGCATGCGTATCAATTGGATGCGCGGATCAAGCAAGCGCGTTCACGCTTGCGCACTGAGCCGGTCAGTCTGAACCACCTGGCGCTGGATCTGGGCTTTGCCGATCAGGCGCATTTTCAGCGTCACTTCAAATTACGTACTGCGCTGACGCCCGGCCAGTACCGGGCGTTTCACCAGGCCACCTGA
- a CDS encoding DUF6351 family protein: MRPNLQLGVLSSALDQVTGDDVLVTIEGDLDVVDAELDNLELWLNDAEIEPTRMVERNGRLEILVEGLTLGENRLELHHSRFGELNNMTLTAYPETGPVFSGPQQYPFVCSVVGQLGIQPLVDNQEGGFPVYEDETVVGYSRDCTIEPRVEFLYRTTGGSYAALPADRSRPADMATTTLTDGREVDFVVRREVGTLNRFIYSFATLADRSDAEDAASTELWNGRLLYHFEGGVGIGHSQGRLSGDALTPEVLGLGYAVIYSTGTRASTHYNLQLGGETALMTKEHFVKRFGVPDYTVAIGGSGGAIQQYVYSQNHPGLIDAGVPQYAYPDMVTQTIHIGDCELLEHYMDATDRANSRWQTTENRSLLVGLNATDAYADPLYDTKRTLGYASAPGMSECVPAWRGLTPLTMNPLYGQAPYQEQMQPPEIMADVHWTHFDDLRNVYGVDGEGEPRTLFDNVGVQYGLLPLRRGQITPAEFLRLNALIGGWKQPSEMVQEGAPFLPPNTPENFDPWSRRNMNLSADGVAPAPRTEGDPLAMNAAYEQGIVFDGQLNIPVVDWRHYLEEVLDMHNSHQSFSARQRILNRMGHADNQVIWFTDSRPTDTSNPARPRPQRNFDQTWMALELLDEWLNNIRENPERSIGENRPATALDSCFNTDGSLIAEGDNVWDGIINEQPAGACTQQFPTYSTSRMQAGGPIEGSIFKCALKPVASALSDGTYGTWVPDSDEIAQLNAIFPQGVCDYSEPDQGRPES, from the coding sequence GTGCGCCCAAACTTGCAGCTAGGGGTGTTATCCAGCGCGCTCGACCAGGTGACCGGTGATGATGTGCTTGTGACTATCGAGGGTGACCTGGATGTGGTTGATGCGGAGCTGGACAACCTGGAGCTGTGGCTGAACGATGCCGAGATCGAGCCGACCCGGATGGTCGAGCGTAACGGTCGATTGGAAATACTGGTCGAGGGGCTGACGCTCGGCGAAAACCGTCTGGAGCTGCATCACAGCCGCTTTGGCGAGCTGAACAACATGACACTGACAGCCTACCCAGAGACCGGGCCGGTGTTTTCTGGACCGCAACAGTATCCCTTTGTCTGCAGCGTAGTAGGGCAACTGGGTATCCAGCCGCTGGTCGACAACCAGGAGGGCGGTTTCCCGGTTTACGAGGACGAGACGGTGGTAGGTTACAGCCGTGACTGCACCATTGAACCTCGGGTGGAGTTTCTCTACAGGACTACCGGTGGCAGTTACGCAGCGCTGCCGGCAGACCGCAGCCGTCCGGCCGACATGGCGACGACCACCCTGACCGACGGACGGGAGGTGGATTTTGTCGTGCGCCGTGAGGTTGGCACTCTGAACCGCTTTATCTACAGTTTTGCCACCCTGGCTGACCGCAGTGATGCTGAGGACGCCGCCAGTACCGAGCTGTGGAACGGCCGCTTGCTGTATCACTTTGAGGGCGGGGTTGGTATCGGGCATAGTCAGGGCCGGCTAAGCGGTGATGCGCTCACCCCGGAAGTGCTCGGCTTGGGCTATGCGGTGATCTACTCTACCGGCACCCGTGCCAGTACCCACTACAATCTGCAACTGGGCGGTGAGACCGCGCTGATGACCAAGGAGCACTTCGTCAAGCGCTTCGGTGTGCCTGACTACACCGTGGCCATTGGCGGCTCTGGCGGAGCGATTCAGCAATATGTTTACTCGCAGAACCACCCGGGTTTGATTGATGCCGGGGTGCCGCAATACGCCTACCCGGACATGGTGACCCAGACCATTCATATCGGCGACTGCGAGTTGCTGGAGCACTATATGGATGCCACCGATCGCGCCAACTCGCGTTGGCAGACCACCGAGAACCGCAGCCTGCTGGTCGGCCTGAATGCCACGGATGCCTATGCCGATCCGTTGTACGACACCAAGCGCACCCTCGGCTACGCCAGCGCACCGGGCATGTCTGAGTGCGTCCCGGCCTGGCGCGGGCTAACTCCGCTGACCATGAATCCGCTGTACGGACAGGCGCCGTATCAGGAGCAGATGCAGCCGCCGGAAATCATGGCGGATGTGCACTGGACGCATTTTGATGATTTACGCAACGTATATGGCGTAGATGGCGAGGGTGAACCGCGCACGCTGTTTGATAACGTCGGCGTGCAATACGGCTTGTTGCCACTGCGAAGAGGGCAGATTACTCCGGCCGAGTTCCTGCGCTTGAACGCCCTGATTGGCGGTTGGAAACAGCCGAGTGAGATGGTCCAAGAGGGCGCGCCGTTCCTGCCGCCGAACACCCCGGAAAACTTCGATCCCTGGAGTCGTCGCAACATGAACCTCAGTGCCGACGGGGTTGCACCTGCGCCGCGCACCGAGGGCGACCCGCTGGCGATGAACGCCGCCTATGAGCAAGGCATCGTGTTTGATGGGCAGTTGAATATTCCGGTAGTTGATTGGCGGCATTATCTGGAGGAGGTGCTGGATATGCACAATAGTCACCAATCCTTCTCGGCACGTCAGCGTATTCTGAACCGCATGGGCCACGCTGATAATCAGGTGATCTGGTTTACTGATAGCCGCCCAACCGACACCAGCAATCCAGCCAGGCCGCGGCCGCAGCGCAACTTTGACCAAACCTGGATGGCGCTGGAGTTGCTGGACGAGTGGTTAAACAATATCCGCGAGAACCCCGAGCGCAGCATCGGCGAAAACCGCCCGGCGACTGCGCTAGACAGCTGTTTCAACACTGACGGCAGCCTGATCGCGGAGGGTGACAACGTATGGGATGGCATCATCAACGAGCAGCCAGCAGGGGCCTGTACCCAGCAGTTCCCGACCTATAGCACCTCGCGAATGCAGGCAGGTGGGCCGATTGAAGGCAGTATCTTCAAGTGTGCGCTCAAGCCGGTAGCCAGTGCGCTCAGCGATGGCACCTATGGCACCTGGGTTCCGGACTCCGATGAGATCGCCCAGCTCAATGCGATCTTCCCGCAGGGTGTATGCGATTACAGTGAGCCTGATCAAGGGCGGCCGGAAAGCTGA
- a CDS encoding LysE family translocator, whose protein sequence is MLSLWLSMLAFILVGSIAPGPVCVVTVSSAARVGLPGAMPYVVGASLGYALMVLLLGLGLLGSLAQNPQVLQGLAWVGAAYMLYLAWRLARAKPGLPRADNARVPGFWAGALAQWLNPKAWLYSLSGLGLFVSNQAQSLAVFCMVSLLVCLFGVGCWAVLGHLLGGRLPSVRAMRVFNLLMALLLVLSVMLILWR, encoded by the coding sequence ATGCTGTCGCTGTGGTTATCGATGTTGGCGTTTATTCTGGTGGGTTCAATCGCGCCGGGGCCGGTTTGTGTGGTGACGGTCAGCAGTGCGGCACGGGTCGGCTTGCCAGGGGCCATGCCCTATGTGGTAGGCGCCTCGCTGGGCTATGCGCTGATGGTATTGCTGCTGGGGCTAGGCTTGCTTGGCAGCCTGGCGCAAAATCCGCAGGTGTTGCAGGGGCTGGCCTGGGTTGGCGCGGCCTACATGCTGTACTTGGCTTGGCGGCTTGCGAGGGCAAAGCCGGGGTTGCCGCGGGCAGATAACGCCAGGGTGCCTGGCTTTTGGGCTGGCGCCCTGGCGCAGTGGCTCAACCCCAAGGCGTGGCTGTACTCCCTGTCGGGGCTGGGGTTGTTCGTCAGCAATCAGGCGCAGTCGTTGGCGGTTTTCTGTATGGTGTCGTTGCTGGTTTGTCTGTTTGGTGTGGGGTGCTGGGCGGTGCTGGGGCATTTGCTGGGTGGCCGCCTGCCAAGTGTGCGGGCAATGCGCGTATTCAACCTGTTGATGGCGTTGTTGCTGGTGCTCAGCGTAATGCTGATTCTGTGGCGGTGA
- a CDS encoding SprT family zinc-dependent metalloprotease: MERIIARTEACYAKAEQYFQRTFARPAIHLDLRGQRAGVAYLDRNLLRFNGQLYRENSAHFLQQTVAHEVAHLIAHQLYGHRIRPHGREWQALMTGLFELPADRCHNYAVARRRSTQYLYRCACPEHMPFTARRHALVKKGNRYLCRRCGDALHFTGKSQQV; this comes from the coding sequence ATGGAGCGTATCATCGCCCGTACCGAAGCCTGCTACGCCAAGGCAGAACAGTATTTTCAACGCACCTTTGCACGCCCCGCTATCCATCTGGATCTGCGCGGCCAGCGCGCCGGCGTCGCCTACCTTGACCGCAACCTGCTGCGCTTCAATGGCCAGTTGTACCGGGAGAACAGCGCGCACTTTCTGCAGCAGACCGTTGCGCACGAGGTGGCTCACCTGATTGCCCATCAGTTGTACGGCCACCGCATTCGCCCGCACGGCCGCGAATGGCAGGCGCTGATGACCGGGCTGTTTGAGCTGCCGGCTGATCGTTGCCACAACTACGCCGTGGCCCGCAGGCGCAGCACCCAGTACCTGTATCGCTGCGCCTGCCCGGAGCACATGCCTTTTACCGCACGCCGCCATGCGCTGGTCAAAAAGGGCAATCGCTATCTGTGCCGGCGTTGCGGCGATGCGCTGCACTTTACCGGCAAGAGCCAGCAGGTCTGA
- a CDS encoding bifunctional protein-serine/threonine kinase/phosphatase — MHPTLLLSVGQSSSAGIKPQNQDFSAVLVPQGSALFSKGAVLALADGISSSLVSQEAAQAAVNGFVQDYYCTSEAWSVRQAGQRVLLALNSWLHAQSRRSQYCYDRDRGYVCTFSALVIKSTTAHLFHIGDARVYRVHAGSLEQLTEDHRVWIGENSHLARALGINDRLEVDYQSLPLRVGDLFLLATDGLYEFIEAADVSRQLARAGGDLQQAAEALVTLALNNGSDDNLTLQLLRVDALPMAQASELHQQLDDLPLTPMLQAGSDFDGFRVLRQLHASARSHVYLVEDRDSGEQVVLKALATDQQGDRAAQERLLTEEWIARRINSPHVLRAALPERRRGYLYSLSEYLDGQTLEQWMRDNPEPELQQVRDIIEQVARGLRAFHRLEMLHQDLRPANILIERSGCVRIIDFGAVQVAGLLESGLQQRGELLGTAQYTAPEYFLGEGGSDRSDQFSLAVIAYQMLSGRLPYGTGVSAARSRAAQNRLSYQSVLSPTRSLPAWIDAVLRRALQLDPAKRFADVDEFVFELRQPSAASLATGKAPLLERDPVLFWQLVSLGLGAALLVSLTRF, encoded by the coding sequence ATGCATCCGACTCTGTTGCTTTCCGTTGGCCAGTCATCCAGTGCGGGTATCAAGCCGCAGAACCAGGACTTCTCGGCCGTGCTGGTGCCGCAAGGCAGTGCGCTGTTCAGCAAGGGCGCGGTGCTGGCGCTGGCCGATGGCATTAGCTCCAGTCTGGTCAGCCAGGAGGCCGCACAGGCAGCGGTGAACGGCTTTGTGCAGGATTACTATTGCACCTCCGAGGCCTGGTCGGTGCGCCAGGCCGGGCAGCGGGTTTTGCTGGCGCTCAATTCATGGCTGCATGCCCAAAGCCGGCGCAGTCAGTACTGTTATGACCGTGATCGTGGCTATGTGTGTACCTTCAGCGCGCTGGTCATCAAGTCCACCACGGCGCACCTGTTTCACATTGGTGATGCCCGGGTGTATCGGGTGCATGCAGGCAGTCTCGAACAGTTGACCGAAGATCACCGGGTCTGGATTGGTGAAAACAGCCATCTGGCCCGTGCGCTGGGCATCAATGACCGGCTGGAAGTCGATTATCAGAGTCTGCCGTTGCGTGTTGGTGATCTATTTCTGCTGGCCACCGACGGGCTCTACGAGTTTATCGAGGCGGCCGACGTCAGCCGGCAGTTGGCCCGCGCCGGAGGTGATCTGCAACAGGCGGCCGAGGCGCTGGTCACGCTGGCGCTAAACAATGGCAGTGACGACAACCTGACCCTGCAATTGCTGCGCGTTGATGCGCTGCCTATGGCGCAGGCGAGTGAGCTGCACCAGCAGCTGGATGATCTGCCGCTAACCCCGATGCTGCAAGCAGGCAGCGATTTCGACGGCTTCCGCGTGCTGCGCCAGCTGCACGCCAGTGCGCGTAGTCACGTGTATTTAGTCGAGGACCGCGATAGCGGCGAGCAGGTGGTGCTCAAGGCGTTGGCTACCGACCAGCAAGGTGATCGCGCTGCGCAGGAGCGCCTGCTGACCGAGGAGTGGATAGCTCGGCGCATCAACAGCCCGCATGTGTTGCGCGCCGCGCTGCCTGAGCGGCGGCGCGGTTACCTGTACAGCCTCAGCGAATACCTGGACGGCCAGACCCTGGAGCAGTGGATGCGCGACAACCCCGAGCCGGAGCTGCAGCAGGTGCGCGACATCATTGAGCAGGTTGCTCGTGGCCTGCGCGCCTTCCATCGGTTGGAAATGCTGCACCAGGACTTGCGCCCGGCCAACATCCTGATTGAGCGCAGCGGCTGCGTGCGCATCATCGACTTTGGCGCGGTGCAGGTGGCCGGTTTGCTGGAAAGCGGCCTGCAGCAGCGCGGCGAGCTTCTGGGCACCGCGCAGTACACCGCGCCCGAGTACTTTCTTGGCGAGGGGGGGAGTGACCGCTCCGACCAGTTCTCGCTGGCAGTCATTGCCTATCAGATGCTCAGTGGCCGGCTGCCCTACGGCACGGGGGTGTCCGCCGCACGCAGCCGGGCGGCGCAGAACCGCCTCAGCTACCAGTCAGTCCTTAGCCCGACTCGCTCGCTACCAGCCTGGATCGACGCTGTGCTGCGCCGCGCCCTGCAACTGGACCCGGCCAAGCGTTTTGCCGATGTCGATGAGTTTGTCTTTGAGCTGCGCCAACCCAGCGCTGCCAGCCTGGCTACGGGTAAGGCGCCGCTGCTGGAGCGCGACCCGGTGCTGTTCTGGCAGTTGGTGTCGCTGGGGTTGGGCGCTGCGCTGCTGGTGAGTTTGACGCGCTTCTGA
- a CDS encoding esterase-like activity of phytase family protein translates to MTNWKVLSALLLGSALLSACNSDSGNDDDAATTPEQELAARLAAFPQAGVELPFAVLRDDLIDGKTMAPFEVRNGGYGSAMTAHPSNLGEFYAMTDRGPNADFVGGAYGSGKSFPVADYTPRIGHFRIIASGGVEQLATILLKRPDGTLITGLPNTSALGGTGETPYNPDGTPIVVDPMQPYDAATNPIKLDDYGLDGEGLVALRNGSFWASDEYGPHMVHFDAEGREIDRINPFAADTRTRINLPAEYAYRRANRGMEGLAITPDESTLVGLMQSTMDLPDRTVRSLTITRIVTVNLQTNEIGQYLYRQELPANSNSEMVGLSATDFLVLERDGSFLYGGPNGAAGVTPDAQKQVYRIDLSTGTNLETVALLPGMVQDPDLGLTINGKTLEQVVLEGGWEALAAVGIYPVDKTLALDMVVEANYPHDKMEGLWRIDNGHLGVLNDDDFATWSTGGVLEQKMLDDATIDAGRLYIREVDLSVD, encoded by the coding sequence ATGACCAACTGGAAAGTGCTGTCTGCGCTGCTGCTGGGCAGCGCGCTGCTGAGCGCCTGTAACTCCGACAGCGGCAATGACGACGACGCCGCAACCACCCCCGAGCAAGAGCTGGCCGCACGCCTGGCCGCCTTCCCGCAGGCAGGGGTCGAATTGCCCTTCGCGGTGCTGCGTGATGACCTGATCGACGGCAAGACCATGGCCCCGTTCGAGGTGCGTAACGGTGGCTACGGCTCGGCCATGACCGCGCACCCGAGCAACCTCGGTGAGTTCTACGCCATGACCGACCGCGGCCCCAACGCCGACTTTGTGGGTGGCGCCTACGGCTCTGGCAAGTCATTCCCGGTCGCCGATTACACTCCGCGCATCGGCCACTTCCGAATCATCGCCAGCGGCGGTGTCGAGCAGTTGGCAACCATCCTGCTCAAGCGCCCGGACGGCACCCTGATCACCGGTCTGCCCAATACCTCCGCGTTGGGCGGCACCGGTGAAACGCCCTACAACCCCGATGGCACACCGATTGTGGTTGACCCCATGCAGCCCTACGATGCCGCAACCAACCCGATCAAACTCGACGACTACGGCCTAGATGGCGAAGGTCTGGTGGCGCTGCGCAACGGCAGCTTCTGGGCCAGCGACGAATACGGCCCACACATGGTTCACTTTGACGCCGAGGGCCGCGAGATCGACCGTATCAACCCATTTGCGGCAGATACACGCACCCGCATCAACCTGCCGGCAGAGTACGCCTATCGCCGCGCCAATCGCGGCATGGAAGGCTTGGCCATCACCCCGGATGAGTCCACGCTGGTCGGCCTGATGCAGTCCACCATGGACCTGCCGGACCGCACAGTGCGCTCGCTCACCATCACCCGTATTGTCACCGTCAACCTGCAGACCAACGAGATCGGCCAGTACCTCTACCGGCAGGAGCTGCCAGCCAACTCCAACTCGGAGATGGTCGGCTTGAGCGCTACCGACTTTCTGGTTCTGGAGCGTGATGGCAGCTTCCTCTACGGTGGCCCGAACGGCGCAGCCGGCGTCACGCCCGATGCGCAGAAGCAGGTTTACCGCATTGACCTGTCTACCGGCACCAACCTGGAAACCGTGGCGCTGCTGCCCGGCATGGTGCAAGACCCGGATCTCGGCCTGACCATCAATGGCAAGACGCTGGAGCAAGTGGTACTGGAAGGTGGCTGGGAAGCCCTAGCTGCGGTCGGCATCTACCCGGTAGACAAGACACTGGCGCTGGACATGGTGGTTGAAGCCAACTACCCGCACGACAAAATGGAAGGCCTGTGGCGCATCGACAACGGCCACCTGGGCGTGCTGAACGACGATGACTTCGCCACCTGGTCCACCGGCGGCGTACTGGAGCAAAAGATGCTCGACGACGCCACCATCGACGCAGGCCGCCTGTACATCCGAGAAGTAGACCTGTCAGTCGATTGA
- a CDS encoding monovalent cation:proton antiporter-2 (CPA2) family protein, whose amino-acid sequence MNPSGSVLQLIVVLLLATVIAVPLAKRLRMGAVIGYLAAGVIIGPGALDLVPHPEDISHVSELGVVLLLFIIGLELSPRRLWVMRRAVFGTGSLQVGLCATVIGLLALLLFEQPPATALVLGLGLALSSTAFGLQLLAERRELTSAHGRQAFAVLLFQDMAAIPLIALIPLLGVQPDSSGESSLLLQTIKVLGSIAVIIVGGRYLLRPVFRVVARTGLQEVSTATALLVVIGTAWLMESVGVSMALGAFLAGLLLADSEYRHELESQIEPFKGLLLGLFFITVGMRADISLLQSSPLSVALLTALILALKLPLIYLTGRLAGGLGRHSALRLGLVLAAGGEFAFVVFQLASTHQLLSPTQNNLLILAITLSMAVTPLLILLLAALLPKDQAAPRAVPDEYQQIDADAPRVVISGMGRMGQIIARVLRAQRVPYVALDTSVDSIELSRSISTDMPIYYGDPLRPDILRAAQVDKAQFFIITSSDPDVTLRTAETVRRLYPKITIIARARNRQHVHKLIDLNVLAVRETFHSSLEMSRQILTGLGLSDEQADSRLSRFRRHDEQVLAAQHAVYDDAAAVMQTARQARADLENLFDTDRIEARSVADMIEQAKQRS is encoded by the coding sequence ATGAACCCTTCCGGCAGCGTCCTTCAGCTTATCGTCGTTCTATTGCTCGCCACCGTCATCGCCGTGCCGCTGGCCAAGCGCCTGCGGATGGGCGCAGTGATCGGCTATCTGGCCGCAGGTGTGATCATTGGCCCCGGGGCGCTGGACCTGGTACCACACCCGGAAGACATCAGCCATGTGTCAGAGCTCGGAGTAGTGCTGCTGCTGTTCATCATCGGCCTGGAGTTGTCGCCGCGCCGGCTGTGGGTAATGCGCCGCGCGGTGTTCGGCACCGGTTCGCTACAGGTCGGTCTGTGCGCCACCGTCATCGGCCTGCTGGCCCTGCTGCTATTCGAACAGCCGCCGGCCACTGCACTGGTGCTGGGTCTGGGCCTGGCGCTGTCATCCACCGCCTTCGGCCTGCAGCTGCTGGCCGAGCGCCGCGAGCTGACCAGCGCCCACGGCCGCCAGGCATTCGCCGTGCTGCTGTTTCAGGATATGGCCGCCATTCCGCTGATCGCCCTCATCCCGCTGCTCGGCGTTCAGCCCGACAGCAGCGGCGAAAGCAGCCTGCTGCTGCAGACCATCAAGGTGCTCGGCAGCATTGCCGTGATCATTGTTGGCGGCCGTTACCTGCTGCGCCCGGTGTTCCGCGTAGTGGCCCGTACCGGGCTGCAGGAAGTCTCCACCGCCACGGCCCTGCTGGTGGTGATCGGCACGGCCTGGCTAATGGAGTCGGTGGGCGTCTCCATGGCCCTCGGCGCCTTTTTGGCCGGTCTGCTGCTGGCCGACTCGGAGTACCGCCATGAGCTGGAATCGCAGATCGAACCCTTCAAGGGGCTGCTGTTGGGGCTGTTCTTTATCACCGTAGGCATGCGGGCCGACATTTCGCTGCTGCAAAGCAGCCCCTTGTCCGTCGCCTTGTTGACCGCGTTGATCCTTGCGCTGAAACTGCCGCTCATCTACCTGACCGGCCGTTTGGCCGGTGGCCTGGGGCGACACAGCGCGCTGCGACTGGGCCTGGTGCTGGCCGCTGGCGGCGAATTTGCCTTTGTGGTGTTTCAGCTGGCCAGTACCCATCAGTTGCTCAGCCCCACCCAAAACAACCTGCTGATACTGGCAATTACCCTGTCGATGGCGGTAACGCCATTGCTCATTCTGTTGCTGGCCGCGCTGCTGCCCAAGGACCAGGCAGCACCGCGCGCAGTGCCCGATGAGTACCAGCAAATCGACGCCGACGCGCCACGGGTCGTGATCTCCGGCATGGGGCGTATGGGTCAGATCATCGCTCGGGTATTGCGTGCCCAGCGCGTGCCCTACGTTGCTTTGGATACCTCGGTAGACAGTATCGAATTGTCGCGCAGTATCAGTACCGACATGCCGATTTACTACGGCGATCCGCTACGCCCAGACATCCTGCGCGCGGCCCAGGTCGACAAGGCGCAGTTTTTTATCATTACCAGCAGCGACCCGGACGTCACCCTGCGCACCGCCGAAACCGTGCGCCGCCTGTATCCGAAGATCACCATCATCGCCCGTGCCCGCAACCGCCAGCATGTGCACAAGCTGATTGACCTGAACGTGTTGGCAGTACGCGAAACCTTTCACTCCAGCCTGGAGATGAGCAGGCAGATTCTGACCGGCCTGGGGCTGAGTGATGAGCAGGCCGACTCGCGCCTCTCGCGCTTCCGCAGGCACGACGAGCAGGTACTGGCGGCCCAGCACGCCGTCTATGACGATGCAGCAGCCGTGATGCAGACCGCCCGTCAGGCCCGCGCCGACCTGGAAAACCTGTTCGACACCGACCGTATCGAGGCACGCAGCGTCGCCGACATGATCGAGCAGGCTAAACAGCGGAGCTGA